The Sphingomonas sp. LY54 genome includes a region encoding these proteins:
- the xseA gene encoding exodeoxyribonuclease VII large subunit encodes MDDFPSTDGGLLATEAPGDNAPAQTVSELSMRLKRTVEDAFGFVRVRGEISGWKRAASGHCYLCLKDDKAVIDGVLWKATAGALRFRPEDGIEVVATGKLTTYPGRSRYQIVIDRLELAGQGALMALLDKRRRALAAEGLFDEQRKKRLPFLPRVIGVVTSPTGAVIRDILHRLADRCPSHVIVWPVPVQGDGAAPQIAAAIRGFDALGTGGPVPRPDLVIVARGGGSIEDLWAFNEEEVVRAVADCSIPIISAVGHETDTSLCDFAADIRAPTPTAAAEIAVPVRSDLLAQLGELGARTARCAARARERAAEQLENSARRLPAPADLLAPQRQRLDDLAERLPRALRGSISHARADLGHAGGALRPSLLSAAVRRSSERLAAIRLDKALVQRRILEGQRLVDGLWRIAAQAHPDKPLAKGYVRVEDRSGHALVAAEAARKAGKITLVFGDGRVDAQVDGVERGRRAPYVAAKPDQPKLL; translated from the coding sequence GGCGAGATTTCGGGCTGGAAGCGCGCGGCGTCGGGCCATTGCTATCTCTGCCTGAAGGACGACAAGGCGGTGATCGACGGCGTGCTGTGGAAGGCGACCGCCGGCGCGCTGCGCTTCCGCCCGGAGGACGGCATCGAGGTCGTCGCCACGGGCAAGCTCACCACCTATCCCGGGCGCTCGCGCTATCAGATCGTGATCGACCGGCTCGAGCTGGCCGGGCAGGGCGCGCTGATGGCGCTGCTCGACAAGCGCCGCCGCGCGCTCGCGGCCGAGGGGCTGTTCGACGAGCAGCGCAAAAAGCGCCTGCCGTTCCTGCCGCGCGTGATCGGCGTCGTCACCTCGCCGACCGGGGCGGTGATCCGCGACATCCTCCACCGCCTCGCCGACCGCTGCCCGAGCCACGTGATCGTCTGGCCGGTGCCGGTCCAGGGCGACGGCGCGGCCCCCCAGATCGCCGCCGCGATACGCGGCTTCGACGCGCTCGGCACGGGCGGCCCCGTGCCGCGCCCGGACCTGGTGATCGTCGCGCGCGGCGGCGGCTCGATCGAGGATCTGTGGGCGTTCAACGAGGAGGAGGTGGTGCGCGCCGTCGCCGACTGCTCGATCCCCATCATCTCCGCGGTCGGGCACGAGACCGATACATCCCTGTGCGACTTCGCCGCGGACATCCGCGCGCCCACACCGACCGCCGCCGCCGAGATCGCGGTGCCGGTCCGGTCGGACCTGCTGGCCCAGCTCGGCGAACTCGGCGCGCGTACCGCGCGCTGCGCCGCCCGCGCCCGCGAGCGCGCCGCCGAGCAGCTCGAGAACAGCGCGCGCCGCCTGCCTGCGCCGGCGGACCTTCTCGCGCCGCAGCGCCAGCGGCTGGACGATCTCGCCGAGCGGCTGCCGCGCGCGCTGCGCGGGTCGATCAGCCATGCGCGGGCCGACCTCGGTCATGCCGGCGGCGCGCTGCGGCCGTCCTTGCTGTCGGCGGCGGTACGGCGGAGCAGCGAGCGGCTGGCCGCGATCCGCCTCGACAAGGCCTTGGTGCAGCGCCGCATCCTCGAGGGGCAGCGGCTGGTCGACGGCCTGTGGCGCATCGCGGCTCAAGCCCATCCGGACAAGCCGCTCGCGAAGGGCTATGTGCGGGTCGAGGACCGTTCCGGCCACGCTTTGGTCGCGGCGGAGGCGGCACGGAAGGCGGGGAAAATCACGCTGGTCTTCGGCGACGGCCGCGTCGATGCGCAGGTCGACGGGGTTGAGCGCGGGCGCCGCGCGCCTTACGTGGCAGCCAAGCCAGACCAACCCAAATTGCTGTAA
- a CDS encoding DUF2093 domain-containing protein, which translates to MLMSNNGRPAKLHYMAGTFRMLSSGDHVVCAVTGQKIPLDELRYWSIARQEAYADAEASVKAESGG; encoded by the coding sequence ATGCTGATGTCGAACAACGGTCGCCCCGCCAAGCTCCATTATATGGCCGGCACCTTCCGCATGCTGAGCTCGGGTGACCACGTCGTCTGCGCCGTCACCGGCCAGAAGATCCCGCTCGACGAGCTCCGCTACTGGAGCATCGCGCGCCAGGAAGCCTATGCCGACGCCGAGGCGTCGGTGAAGGCGGAGTCGGGCGGCTGA
- a CDS encoding aspartyl/asparaginyl beta-hydroxylase domain-containing protein, with translation MSDTSILARELTARAARARKEGRPADAVSAAQEAVAVDPQSAPAWNMLGLLQMETGDPKAAAASFRLALSHDPQPPAVWYNLACSLGICGEFAAQLESLEEVLSRDNFFLPAILSKGVVLKKLGRGEEAYQLCKSVLAGVGDDAAFPPSVRAQIHEAREIVRTFGGARHRHYDAVLAEVASAYPQVDLSRVRGFAEQRAGQRKVYVQQPTAGHFPYLPAIEFFDRALFPWFENLEAGTAEIRAELLSLLVDEDPNFRPYVTYAPGTPLNQWEELNHSPRWSAWFLWENGQRNHANCARCPRTAAIVEALPMLDMPGKAPTVMFSILRPETKIPPHTGSTNVRTTVHLPLIVPEGCGFRVGAETRTWREGEAWAFDDTIEHEAWNDSAKPRAILILDAWNPLLSEAERAAVRLVG, from the coding sequence ATGAGCGACACCAGCATATTAGCCAGGGAACTGACGGCGCGCGCCGCGCGCGCCCGCAAGGAGGGTCGGCCGGCAGACGCGGTGAGCGCCGCGCAGGAGGCTGTTGCGGTGGACCCGCAGTCGGCGCCCGCATGGAACATGCTGGGGCTGCTGCAGATGGAGACCGGCGATCCGAAGGCCGCGGCTGCGAGCTTCAGGCTTGCCTTGAGCCACGATCCCCAGCCGCCGGCCGTCTGGTATAATCTCGCGTGCAGCCTCGGTATCTGCGGCGAATTCGCTGCCCAATTGGAAAGCCTCGAAGAGGTGCTCTCGCGGGACAATTTCTTCCTTCCAGCCATTCTCTCCAAGGGCGTGGTGCTGAAGAAACTCGGCCGCGGAGAAGAGGCCTACCAACTGTGCAAATCGGTTCTGGCCGGGGTCGGAGACGACGCCGCTTTCCCCCCGTCCGTTCGCGCCCAGATCCACGAGGCTCGGGAGATCGTCCGGACCTTCGGCGGGGCCCGCCACCGTCACTATGATGCGGTCCTTGCCGAGGTCGCCTCTGCATATCCGCAGGTGGACCTTTCCCGTGTGCGCGGCTTCGCCGAGCAGCGCGCCGGACAACGCAAGGTCTATGTGCAGCAACCCACCGCCGGTCACTTCCCCTATCTGCCGGCGATCGAGTTTTTCGATCGGGCGCTCTTTCCCTGGTTCGAGAATTTGGAGGCGGGAACGGCGGAGATCCGGGCCGAGCTCTTGTCCCTGCTCGTCGATGAGGATCCGAATTTCCGGCCCTACGTGACATATGCGCCCGGCACGCCGCTCAACCAGTGGGAGGAACTCAACCATTCGCCGCGCTGGAGCGCCTGGTTCTTGTGGGAGAATGGCCAAAGGAACCACGCCAATTGCGCCCGTTGCCCCCGAACCGCGGCGATCGTCGAGGCGCTACCGATGCTGGACATGCCGGGCAAGGCGCCCACGGTCATGTTCTCCATCCTTCGGCCGGAAACCAAAATACCCCCTCACACGGGGTCGACCAACGTCCGGACTACCGTTCACCTGCCGCTGATCGTTCCCGAAGGCTGCGGGTTCCGGGTGGGAGCCGAAACACGGACATGGCGCGAAGGGGAGGCCTGGGCCTTCGACGACACGATCGAGCACGAGGCGTGGAACGACAGCGCCAAGCCGCGGGCGATCCTCATCCTCGATGCCTGGAATCCGCTACTGAGCGAGGCCGAGCGCGCGGCCGTAAGATTGGTGGGCTGA
- a CDS encoding TonB-dependent receptor domain-containing protein, whose protein sequence is MLLPYQPNEGGAEAAFTGEASSLMDENGISQRDRVGSRPYFRGHAMRSTFRQRLLASTLIIGASAFAAPAYAQDDQSETPVQSQTEADAAGSGEGIVITGSRIPRRDLTSSSPLTVVQDEEFTLSGAVNVEQVINTLPQVVPGATAFSNNPGGGVATLNLRGLGSQRNLVLVNGRRYIFYDANQVTDLNTIPQFLIESIDVVTGGASAVYGSDALAGVTNFRLRGDLDGLMAGGQYSITGEGDGRRYNAYMALGTQFADGRGHLAVYGEYYNRGDVFQGARDFSRFALADGDTSLIPGGSAGVPQGRFVAPGTITVGAPGSIGGANPSCGGTGNPPRNAGCFDIGAGTAFPGGGAFFGTPGVARPYNGATDAFNYAPDNYLMVPQERWTIGGYGEYEVSEGITAYGEVVFINNRVENELAATPITQNVNFNLNAACANVNAATCTQLRTIAANQQAAIAAAAAGGVANPFPGFTAGAGTFGALQPTEVRLQLNTRVSQISNRNVADDRNAFRTLIGVRGDLTESLTYDAYYSYARTRNASIQAGNVSRSNLTRLAADGTCNFFGANQLSADCIDGISILAQNTDISQLQVAQASLAGSLFQTPWATDSIGFAAGVEWRSMGGQFIPDTALASGDVAGFNAGDPTEGKYDVKEVFGELRLPLVQDNFIHRLELSAAARYSDYSLENVGGVWAYAAGAEFAPVSDITFRAQYQRAVRAPNVQELFGGQSVGFPAATDPCALASAATNATVRALCVATGVPSSNVGQSFLQPNPQIEGTFGGNPLLQEEVSDTYTAGVVLRPRFIPRLNIAVDWYDITVDNAIAAAGGGVGGVLNLCYNVIQDATSPLCQAITRDQQGSISGGGQFIVQANNANLAQLSTEGVDFQIDYSLPLAFGLAGADESKLSFYFLGNYTRSNNFVPTVGVDEVIECGGRFGNQCGNPTPKWKFASRVSWLDGPVTSTVRWRYVGKTRDDDDDTDYIVENLKSYNLFDLAFSFNVGDHLTLNTGVNNIFNKKPQLIGDNQEQANTYPSVYDVLGRDFFVSASLRF, encoded by the coding sequence TTGCTGCTGCCCTACCAACCGAACGAAGGCGGCGCTGAAGCTGCTTTTACCGGCGAAGCGTCGTCGCTCATGGATGAGAACGGCATTTCGCAAAGGGATCGGGTGGGCAGCCGCCCTTACTTTAGGGGACACGCAATGAGATCAACTTTCCGTCAGCGCCTTTTGGCGTCGACCCTGATTATCGGGGCGTCCGCGTTCGCGGCGCCTGCCTATGCGCAGGACGACCAGAGCGAAACTCCGGTGCAGAGCCAGACCGAAGCCGATGCGGCCGGTTCGGGCGAGGGCATCGTCATCACCGGTTCGCGCATTCCGCGGCGCGATCTCACCTCCTCCAGCCCGCTCACGGTCGTGCAGGACGAAGAGTTCACGCTCTCCGGCGCCGTCAACGTCGAGCAGGTCATCAACACCCTCCCGCAGGTCGTTCCCGGCGCCACGGCGTTCTCGAACAACCCAGGCGGCGGCGTGGCGACGCTCAATCTTCGCGGTCTCGGCTCGCAGCGCAACCTCGTCTTGGTCAACGGCCGTCGTTACATCTTCTATGATGCCAACCAGGTCACCGATCTCAACACGATTCCGCAGTTCCTGATCGAAAGCATCGACGTCGTGACCGGCGGCGCCTCGGCCGTGTACGGTTCCGACGCACTCGCCGGCGTGACCAACTTCCGTCTTCGCGGCGATCTCGATGGCCTGATGGCCGGCGGTCAGTACAGCATCACCGGTGAAGGCGACGGTCGCCGCTACAATGCCTATATGGCGCTCGGCACGCAGTTTGCCGACGGCCGCGGGCATCTTGCGGTGTACGGCGAATATTATAATCGCGGCGACGTTTTCCAGGGCGCTCGCGACTTCTCGCGCTTCGCACTGGCTGACGGCGACACCAGCCTCATTCCGGGCGGCTCGGCCGGCGTTCCCCAAGGACGCTTCGTCGCTCCGGGCACGATCACGGTCGGCGCTCCCGGCTCGATCGGTGGCGCCAACCCGAGCTGCGGCGGCACCGGCAATCCGCCCCGGAACGCGGGCTGCTTCGACATCGGCGCCGGGACGGCGTTCCCGGGTGGCGGCGCCTTCTTCGGCACGCCGGGCGTGGCTCGGCCCTACAATGGCGCTACCGACGCATTCAACTACGCGCCCGACAACTACCTGATGGTCCCGCAGGAGCGCTGGACGATCGGCGGCTACGGCGAATATGAAGTGTCCGAAGGCATCACCGCTTATGGTGAGGTCGTCTTCATCAACAACCGCGTCGAGAACGAGCTTGCCGCGACGCCAATCACGCAGAACGTCAACTTCAACCTCAATGCGGCCTGCGCCAACGTTAACGCCGCGACCTGCACCCAGCTCCGGACGATCGCTGCAAATCAGCAGGCTGCGATCGCCGCCGCTGCTGCCGGTGGTGTGGCGAACCCGTTCCCTGGCTTCACGGCCGGCGCCGGGACCTTCGGCGCCCTCCAGCCGACCGAAGTCCGGTTGCAGCTCAACACCCGCGTGAGCCAGATCTCCAACCGTAACGTCGCCGACGACCGGAATGCTTTCCGGACGCTCATCGGTGTTCGCGGCGATCTGACCGAGTCGCTGACCTACGATGCTTATTATTCGTATGCTCGCACTCGTAATGCCTCGATCCAGGCGGGCAACGTGTCGCGTTCCAACCTGACCAGGCTGGCCGCGGACGGTACCTGCAACTTCTTCGGCGCGAACCAGCTGAGCGCCGATTGTATCGACGGCATCTCGATCCTCGCGCAGAATACCGACATTTCCCAGCTCCAGGTTGCGCAGGCCAGCCTTGCCGGCTCGCTCTTCCAGACCCCTTGGGCGACGGATTCGATCGGCTTCGCGGCCGGCGTCGAGTGGCGCAGCATGGGCGGCCAGTTCATTCCCGACACCGCTCTGGCCTCGGGCGACGTTGCTGGCTTCAACGCCGGCGATCCGACCGAAGGCAAATATGACGTCAAGGAAGTGTTCGGCGAGCTTCGTCTTCCGCTCGTCCAGGACAACTTCATCCACCGGCTCGAGTTGAGCGCAGCAGCGCGCTACTCGGACTACTCGCTTGAGAACGTCGGTGGTGTCTGGGCCTACGCGGCAGGTGCCGAATTCGCTCCGGTCAGCGACATCACGTTCCGCGCTCAGTATCAGCGTGCGGTCCGTGCACCGAACGTCCAGGAACTGTTCGGCGGTCAGTCGGTCGGCTTCCCGGCGGCGACCGATCCGTGCGCACTGGCGTCGGCGGCAACGAACGCGACTGTTCGCGCTCTCTGCGTCGCCACGGGCGTTCCGTCCTCGAACGTCGGTCAGTCCTTCCTTCAGCCTAACCCGCAGATCGAAGGCACCTTCGGCGGCAATCCGCTGCTGCAGGAAGAAGTCTCGGACACCTACACCGCTGGTGTGGTCCTCCGTCCGCGCTTCATTCCGCGCCTCAACATCGCAGTCGATTGGTACGATATCACGGTCGACAACGCGATCGCGGCGGCCGGCGGCGGCGTCGGCGGCGTCCTGAACCTCTGCTACAACGTCATTCAGGACGCGACGAGCCCGCTCTGTCAGGCGATCACGCGCGACCAGCAGGGCTCGATCTCGGGCGGCGGTCAGTTCATCGTCCAGGCGAACAACGCGAACCTCGCGCAGCTCTCCACGGAAGGCGTCGACTTCCAGATCGATTACAGCCTCCCGCTGGCCTTCGGCCTCGCCGGAGCCGATGAATCGAAGCTGAGCTTCTACTTCCTCGGCAACTACACCCGGTCGAACAACTTCGTGCCGACCGTCGGTGTCGACGAAGTGATCGAGTGTGGCGGCCGCTTCGGCAACCAGTGCGGAAACCCGACGCCGAAGTGGAAGTTCGCGAGCCGCGTGTCCTGGCTCGACGGCCCAGTCACTTCGACTGTCCGCTGGCGCTATGTCGGCAAGACTCGGGACGACGATGATGATACGGATTACATCGTCGAGAACCTGAAGTCCTACAACCTGTTCGACCTGGCGTTCTCGTTCAACGTGGGTGACCACCTGACGCTGAACACCGGCGTGAACAACATCTTCAACAAGAAGCCGCAGCTGATTGGCGACAATCAGGAGCAGGCCAATACCTATCCGAGCGTGTACGACGTGCTTGGGCGTGACTTCTTCGTCTCGGCCTCACTTCGCTTCTAA
- a CDS encoding 2OG-Fe(II) oxygenase — MSSQSYRLNPKLDADALRTAFASTSRLHVPEFLEAADAERLYAFLRGSAAWRLVINQESKLFELDRAAQAAMTPEARQELDRAIHASARHNFQYCYETIRVPDSEEERGAQADELSRFASFMSSPEVAGFLRQVTGRNEIAFADAQATAYGLGHFLTAHDDEVAGKQRIAAYVFNLTPKWRIDWGGLLAFHDARGHVAEAYTPSFNALNLFSVPQPHSVTMVAPFAASRRYSVTGWLRSRQGQA; from the coding sequence ATGAGTAGTCAGTCGTATCGGCTGAACCCGAAGCTGGATGCCGACGCTCTGCGCACGGCTTTTGCGAGCACTTCGCGGCTTCATGTTCCCGAGTTTCTCGAAGCCGCCGACGCCGAGCGCCTTTATGCGTTCCTGCGGGGCAGCGCCGCCTGGCGCCTGGTGATCAACCAGGAGAGCAAGCTGTTCGAGCTCGATCGCGCAGCGCAGGCGGCAATGACGCCCGAAGCCCGCCAGGAGCTCGACCGCGCGATCCATGCGTCGGCCCGGCACAATTTCCAATATTGCTACGAAACGATCCGTGTCCCGGACTCGGAGGAGGAGCGCGGCGCGCAGGCAGACGAGTTGAGCCGCTTCGCCTCCTTCATGTCTTCGCCCGAGGTCGCGGGCTTCCTGCGCCAGGTGACGGGCCGCAACGAGATCGCATTCGCCGACGCGCAGGCGACCGCTTACGGTCTGGGTCATTTCCTGACCGCGCATGACGACGAAGTCGCCGGCAAGCAGCGTATCGCCGCTTACGTGTTCAACCTCACGCCGAAATGGCGGATTGACTGGGGTGGGCTGCTGGCCTTCCACGATGCGCGCGGTCATGTCGCGGAGGCGTACACCCCGTCCTTCAACGCGCTGAACCTGTTCAGCGTGCCGCAGCCCCACAGCGTCACCATGGTAGCCCCGTTCGCCGCGTCGCGACGTTATTCGGTCACCGGGTGGCTCCGTAGCCGGCAGGGACAGGCCTGA
- a CDS encoding 2OG-Fe(II) oxygenase, producing the protein MSEVIPLFELNPALDVAAAASRFTRDGRTQLRDFLDPRAARTIQHVLAAETPWGLAWRAGDDGPHMLRRQELAQTSAEQKSELWRRISGAVSGQDYAFLYSQYPMLNAYLERWGEHPALDLLVEHINAEPLLSLVREITGMPQLVKADAQATLYAPNQFLSLHDDSHVAEGWQVAYVMNFCSEDWRPDWGGYLMFYDEEGDVIGGFKPRFNSLNMFRVPQKHNVTYVPPFAPVGRFAITGWFRDR; encoded by the coding sequence TTGTCGGAAGTCATTCCCCTGTTTGAGCTGAACCCCGCGCTTGATGTCGCGGCGGCGGCGAGCAGGTTCACCCGCGACGGCCGGACACAATTGCGCGACTTCCTCGATCCGCGCGCCGCGCGAACGATCCAGCATGTCCTCGCTGCGGAAACTCCGTGGGGTCTCGCCTGGCGGGCAGGAGACGATGGCCCGCACATGCTTCGCCGCCAGGAGCTCGCGCAGACCAGCGCGGAACAGAAAAGCGAATTATGGCGGCGGATTTCCGGAGCCGTGAGCGGCCAGGACTATGCCTTTCTCTATTCGCAATATCCGATGCTCAACGCCTATCTGGAGCGCTGGGGCGAGCATCCGGCGCTGGATCTGCTGGTCGAGCATATTAATGCCGAACCGCTTCTCTCGCTCGTCCGCGAAATCACCGGCATGCCTCAACTCGTGAAGGCCGATGCCCAGGCGACGCTCTACGCGCCGAACCAGTTCCTGTCCCTGCACGACGACAGTCACGTCGCGGAAGGATGGCAGGTCGCCTATGTGATGAACTTCTGCTCCGAGGACTGGAGGCCGGATTGGGGCGGCTATCTGATGTTCTACGACGAGGAGGGCGACGTCATCGGGGGTTTCAAGCCACGCTTTAATTCCCTGAATATGTTCCGCGTGCCGCAGAAACACAACGTAACCTACGTGCCGCCCTTCGCTCCGGTCGGGCGCTTTGCGATTACCGGCTGGTTCCGGGACCGCTGA
- a CDS encoding class I SAM-dependent methyltransferase, with product MSREREKPNAWQHFWTDGGGRKGAGCLPQRSDVVDAAQRAVWEGFARKLPTGASVLDVGTGGGIVLAWMAGTRSDLKLTGIDSAPSLPPSPKGTKLLSGIDMRKLPFPAHRFEAAVSQFGYEYGDAEATSIEIARVVKPGGHLLFLIHHSASPIVSHNLARREALLWPLMPGGYLERAKTFATHGMALGLPIPASFRAGIDEARQRYPAQSVAAEIVTGILQRLESGQRTPGGAGALLDQLERSARGEAERIALLGRAAHDRSRIEETARQLVQAGFGEIVISTVPERSTGQPLAWLLRGVLDGAVSGPGTSR from the coding sequence ATGAGCCGCGAGCGAGAGAAGCCTAATGCGTGGCAGCATTTTTGGACCGACGGCGGCGGACGGAAAGGTGCCGGATGCCTGCCGCAACGAAGCGATGTGGTGGACGCGGCGCAGCGGGCCGTTTGGGAAGGCTTTGCCCGGAAGCTCCCCACAGGCGCGAGCGTGCTCGATGTCGGGACGGGCGGCGGGATCGTATTGGCGTGGATGGCGGGGACGCGCAGCGACCTGAAGCTGACCGGCATCGATTCAGCGCCGTCCCTGCCTCCGTCGCCAAAAGGCACGAAATTGCTGTCGGGAATCGACATGCGGAAGCTGCCTTTTCCGGCGCACCGCTTCGAAGCCGCGGTTAGCCAGTTCGGATATGAATATGGCGATGCCGAAGCGACCAGCATCGAGATTGCCCGGGTGGTGAAGCCCGGAGGCCACCTGCTTTTCTTGATTCACCACAGCGCAAGTCCGATTGTCTCGCACAATCTGGCGAGGCGAGAGGCATTGCTGTGGCCGCTAATGCCGGGCGGGTATCTGGAGCGGGCGAAGACATTCGCGACCCACGGAATGGCACTGGGCCTGCCGATCCCGGCTTCGTTCCGTGCCGGCATCGACGAAGCCCGACAGCGTTATCCGGCCCAGAGCGTCGCGGCCGAGATCGTGACGGGCATCCTGCAGCGGCTCGAGAGCGGCCAACGGACGCCGGGCGGTGCCGGCGCCTTGCTCGACCAACTCGAGCGGAGCGCGCGCGGCGAAGCAGAGCGGATCGCGTTGCTCGGCCGCGCAGCGCACGACCGATCCCGCATCGAAGAGACCGCGCGGCAGCTGGTTCAGGCCGGATTTGGCGAGATCGTAATATCCACCGTTCCGGAACGGTCGACGGGACAGCCGCTTGCCTGGCTCCTGCGCGGCGTTCTCGACGGCGCGGTCAGCGGTCCCGGAACCAGCCGGTAA
- a CDS encoding tetratricopeptide repeat protein, with product MGGIDINALFARAERAFAAGQLETARADLVQVQRLAGDHPAILHLLGLVEKKRGVIDAAKASLERAHRLAPADPQINNNLANLLGDIGRLDDAVAHYERALAAQPHFTEARYNRALVLQKLGRLDEALADLDHLLASRREARFLAARGSVLRALDRRAEAAAAYDAALAVEPARLSALHGRARVALERGEEDAVTFYRRARALRPEDDEILLGLAQALEAEGDPEGIALLAAAVRANPTWSIGHSTLARMRWEAGEGRDFTRDMEQALASNPHNRALWTTLAGTLAAADLPAEAADAALKARSILAADDELSLLEAFQASEAGQIERATQLFDRLPDTLPGRSALEARHRLRIGDYEGAARFADQAREENPADIGAWAVTGLVWRLVGDSRADWLNASELVTATPLALDAAQVDAIADRLRSLHRTRSHPIGQSVRGGTQTRGSLFAREEPEILMLKKAVTESVGQYWERLAPRDPLHPLRRHCGQTPRFAGSWSVRLIGGGFHVSHFHPNGLLSSACYLVVPAEAQPLEGWLEVGGPPANLDLTLEPLSRIRPVPGHLALFPSYLYHGTRPFAAGERLTAAFDIAL from the coding sequence ATGGGCGGAATCGACATCAACGCACTCTTCGCGCGGGCCGAGCGCGCATTCGCGGCCGGCCAGTTAGAAACGGCTCGAGCCGACCTCGTCCAGGTACAGCGGCTCGCCGGCGACCATCCGGCCATTCTTCATCTGCTCGGCCTCGTCGAGAAGAAGCGCGGGGTGATCGACGCTGCGAAGGCGAGCCTGGAGCGGGCGCACCGGCTCGCTCCGGCCGATCCGCAGATCAACAACAACCTGGCGAACCTGCTCGGAGATATCGGCCGCCTCGACGATGCCGTCGCGCATTATGAGCGGGCGCTTGCAGCCCAACCCCATTTCACGGAGGCGCGCTACAACCGGGCCCTGGTGCTTCAGAAGCTCGGTCGCCTCGACGAAGCGCTTGCCGACCTCGACCATTTGCTGGCGAGTCGGCGCGAAGCTAGATTCCTGGCCGCGCGGGGGAGCGTCTTGCGCGCGCTCGATCGGCGGGCGGAAGCCGCCGCGGCCTATGACGCGGCGCTGGCGGTGGAACCCGCGCGCCTTTCGGCTCTCCATGGGCGGGCACGCGTTGCGCTGGAGCGGGGCGAGGAAGACGCCGTCACCTTCTACCGCCGGGCCCGGGCGCTGCGCCCGGAAGATGACGAGATTCTGCTTGGTCTTGCGCAGGCGCTCGAGGCAGAAGGCGATCCGGAGGGGATCGCGCTGCTCGCCGCCGCGGTGCGAGCGAATCCGACGTGGTCTATAGGCCATTCGACTCTGGCGCGCATGCGCTGGGAAGCCGGCGAGGGCCGCGATTTTACCCGCGATATGGAGCAGGCCTTAGCCTCCAATCCCCACAATCGCGCCTTGTGGACGACCCTTGCCGGCACGCTTGCAGCGGCGGATCTTCCCGCGGAAGCAGCCGATGCCGCCTTGAAAGCGCGATCCATATTGGCAGCAGACGACGAACTGTCGTTGCTGGAGGCGTTTCAGGCATCGGAAGCCGGCCAGATCGAGCGTGCGACACAGCTTTTCGATAGACTCCCCGACACCCTCCCGGGGCGAAGCGCGCTGGAGGCGCGGCACCGACTGCGTATCGGCGACTATGAGGGAGCGGCCCGTTTCGCCGACCAGGCGCGCGAAGAGAATCCCGCTGATATCGGCGCCTGGGCCGTGACCGGACTGGTGTGGCGGTTGGTCGGCGATTCTCGGGCAGATTGGCTGAACGCCAGCGAACTCGTGACCGCGACGCCTCTCGCGCTCGACGCGGCGCAAGTCGATGCGATCGCGGACCGCTTGCGCAGCCTTCACCGCACCCGATCGCACCCGATCGGCCAGTCCGTTCGGGGCGGCACCCAGACGCGCGGCAGCCTCTTCGCACGCGAAGAGCCCGAAATCCTGATGCTGAAAAAGGCTGTCACGGAGTCGGTGGGGCAATATTGGGAACGGCTGGCCCCCCGCGACCCGCTACACCCGCTCCGCCGGCATTGCGGGCAGACGCCGCGTTTCGCCGGCTCCTGGTCGGTTCGGCTGATTGGCGGCGGCTTCCACGTCTCGCATTTTCACCCGAACGGTCTGCTTTCCTCGGCCTGCTACCTCGTGGTGCCTGCAGAAGCGCAGCCTCTCGAAGGCTGGCTGGAGGTGGGCGGCCCGCCCGCCAATCTTGATCTGACGTTGGAGCCGCTGTCCCGTATCCGGCCTGTGCCGGGTCATTTGGCGCTGTTCCCGAGCTATCTCTACCACGGCACGCGGCCGTTCGCCGCCGGCGAGCGGCTGACCGCAGCCTTCGATATCGCCCTATGA